Below is a window of Haloterrigena alkaliphila DNA.
GAGGTGGGGACTGGGCCGGGAGACGGCGTCTCGAGGGGAGTCGAACGATTCCGCAGCGGATTTCAGCGCCGTCGCCCCGCTCGAATCGAACCACCGGCGGTTAAGACACCCCGGTTCGTTCCCGCGGACATGGCAGTACTCGAGACTATCGTTATCGCGTTCTGGGCGATGTTACCTGCGTACGTGCCCAACAACGCCGCGGTGTTGGCCGGCGGCGGCCGACCGATCGACGGCGGCCGGACGTGGGGCGACAAGCGCGTGCTGGGCGACGGAAAGAGTTGGCGCGGCACCGCCGCCGGAATCATCGCCGGACTCGCCCTCGCGGGGTTTTTGACCCTCTTCGCGAGCGACGTGAGCGCCGCGACCGGGATCGACGTCCCCGAGTTCGCACCGCTGGCCGCGCTGGGCCTCGCCGGCGGCGCGATGCTCGGCGACATCCTCGCCTCGTTTCTCAAGCGACGGACCGGCCGCCAGCGCGGTGCGATGTTCCCCGGCGTCGACCAGTTGGACTTCGTCGTCGTCTCCCTTCCCCTGACTGCGCTGCTGGCGCCCGACTGGTTCTTCGACGTCTTTACCTGGGCGATCGTCGCGGTCGTCGTGATCCTGACGCCGATCCTGCACGTCACGACGAATATGATCGCGTACAAGCTCGGGCTGAAGAACGAACCTTGGTAAGGGAAACACGGTTTTGATCGATCTCGGGGATCGGTTATCGAGGCTCGAGAAACGGGTGACGATCTGACGAGCGTCCAAGTGGATTCACAGCCATTCAGTGCTGACCCGTTCGAGACCAGTAATCTGTGGCTGCGGGTAGTGTTTT
It encodes the following:
- a CDS encoding CDP-2,3-bis-(O-geranylgeranyl)-sn-glycerol synthase; the encoded protein is MAVLETIVIAFWAMLPAYVPNNAAVLAGGGRPIDGGRTWGDKRVLGDGKSWRGTAAGIIAGLALAGFLTLFASDVSAATGIDVPEFAPLAALGLAGGAMLGDILASFLKRRTGRQRGAMFPGVDQLDFVVVSLPLTALLAPDWFFDVFTWAIVAVVVILTPILHVTTNMIAYKLGLKNEPW